A window of the Nisaea acidiphila genome harbors these coding sequences:
- the soxZ gene encoding thiosulfate oxidation carrier complex protein SoxZ: MAKIKPRVKVPKKAKAGEAVTIKTLISHPMESGQRKDRKTGELIPRKIINKFVAKYNGTDVFWMDMEPAIAANPYVEFSVKLSESGTIRFEWTDDDGSVYDIEKKITVA, encoded by the coding sequence ATGGCTAAAATCAAACCCCGCGTAAAAGTTCCGAAGAAAGCCAAGGCCGGAGAGGCGGTGACGATCAAGACCCTGATCAGCCACCCGATGGAGTCCGGGCAGCGCAAGGATCGCAAGACCGGTGAGCTGATCCCGCGGAAGATCATCAACAAGTTCGTCGCCAAATATAACGGCACGGACGTGTTCTGGATGGACATGGAACCGGCCATCGCCGCGAACCCCTATGTCGAGTTTTCGGTGAAGCTTTCGGAGTCCGGCACGATACGGTTCGAATGGACCGACGACGACGGCTCCGTCTACGACATCGAAAAGAAAATCACCGTCGCTTGA
- the soxY gene encoding thiosulfate oxidation carrier protein SoxY — protein MQMTRRDLFALAAGLAAVGLIRMPAHASEEATMAAVKEYAGGMPETGGVEIGAPEIAENGNTVPIEVSADGATEIMILAAGNPNPGVGTFHFTEMSAESRASTRIRLAGTQDIVAVAKMADGSTKMARREVKVTIGGCGG, from the coding sequence ATGCAGATGACAAGGCGTGACTTGTTCGCGCTGGCAGCCGGTCTGGCCGCCGTTGGCCTGATTCGCATGCCGGCCCACGCGTCCGAGGAAGCGACGATGGCGGCGGTCAAGGAATACGCCGGTGGCATGCCGGAGACCGGTGGCGTCGAGATCGGCGCACCGGAAATCGCCGAGAACGGGAACACCGTTCCGATCGAAGTCTCCGCCGATGGCGCGACCGAAATCATGATCCTGGCCGCCGGCAACCCGAATCCGGGTGTCGGAACCTTCCATTTCACCGAGATGAGCGCCGAGAGCCGCGCCTCCACGCGGATCCGTCTTGCGGGCACGCAGGATATCGTGGCGGTCGCGAAAATGGCTGACGGGTCTACCAAGATGGCCCGGCGCGAAGTGAAGGTGACGATCGGCGGCTGCGGCGGCTGA
- the soxX gene encoding sulfur oxidation c-type cytochrome SoxX: protein MRIVVTTALALLIGISGVSAETVKPGEVKIVDGALAKPLTDKAGDPAKGRQWFMGRKLGNCLACHVNADLADQPYHGEVGPPLDGVAGRWSAEELRAIVVNSKEALSPETIMPAFYRDSGYHRVAEKFQGKTILSAQQVEDVVAYLMTLKDE from the coding sequence ATGAGAATTGTTGTCACCACCGCGCTGGCGTTGCTGATCGGCATCTCGGGCGTCTCTGCGGAAACCGTCAAACCCGGCGAGGTCAAGATCGTCGACGGGGCGCTTGCCAAGCCCCTGACCGACAAGGCGGGCGACCCGGCTAAAGGGCGCCAGTGGTTCATGGGGCGCAAGCTGGGCAACTGTCTTGCGTGCCACGTCAATGCAGATCTCGCGGATCAGCCGTATCATGGCGAAGTGGGGCCGCCGCTCGACGGTGTTGCCGGCCGGTGGTCGGCCGAGGAGCTGCGAGCGATCGTGGTGAATTCCAAGGAAGCGTTATCGCCGGAAACCATCATGCCGGCATTTTATCGGGACAGCGGTTATCACCGTGTCGCCGAAAAGTTCCAGGGCAAGACCATCCTCAGCGCCCAGCAGGTCGAGGATGTGGTCGCTTATCTGATGACGCTCAAGGACGAATAG
- a CDS encoding thioredoxin family protein → MMRMFVGLFAVLLFGQTALAEVGEDGLHKKEWFTVTFKDVAEDIQDAKSQGKRLAMIFEQRGCIYCRQLHEGPLSDPEVAEFIKSNFVVIQYNLFGDEEVTDFDGTALPEKEMAKRWGVVFTPTILFMPEKVPEGDNAGRASVATMPGAFGKGTTLDMFTWVKEKGYESDEHFQKYHARRIQERQKSQ, encoded by the coding sequence ATGATGCGTATGTTCGTCGGACTGTTCGCCGTCTTGCTGTTCGGCCAGACCGCGCTCGCCGAAGTGGGTGAGGACGGACTGCATAAGAAGGAGTGGTTCACGGTTACGTTCAAGGACGTGGCCGAAGACATTCAGGACGCGAAGAGCCAGGGAAAAAGGCTCGCGATGATCTTCGAGCAGCGCGGCTGTATCTATTGCCGCCAGTTGCATGAAGGCCCGCTTTCCGACCCGGAGGTGGCGGAATTCATCAAGTCGAACTTCGTGGTGATCCAGTACAACCTGTTTGGAGACGAGGAAGTCACCGATTTCGACGGTACGGCCCTGCCGGAAAAAGAGATGGCGAAACGCTGGGGCGTTGTGTTCACGCCAACCATCCTGTTTATGCCGGAAAAGGTGCCCGAGGGTGACAATGCCGGCCGGGCCTCGGTGGCGACGATGCCGGGCGCTTTCGGCAAGGGGACGACCCTCGACATGTTCACCTGGGTGAAGGAAAAGGGATATGAGAGCGACGAGCATTTCCAGAAATATCATGCACGTCGCATTCAGGAGCGGCAGAAGAGCCAGTAG
- a CDS encoding cytochrome c biogenesis CcdA family protein translates to MGFDIGVGGAFAAGLASFLTPCILPIVPFYLCYMAGVSMNEISEVDGDAAARRKVVLSAILFSAGVITVFVGLGASASVFGQQLREYFDILRYAAAVVIGLMGLHFLGVLKIPLLYRQARMDVAAPAGLIGPYLVGLAFAFGWTPCVGPVLAMILFSASATETVGDGVILLLGYGVGMTLPFIVAAAFFGPFMNWMKSVRRYLGAVEKGIGATLLLFAILIGTNTVGVIAQWMLDTFPAFGTIG, encoded by the coding sequence ATGGGATTCGATATAGGCGTCGGCGGCGCTTTTGCCGCAGGGCTGGCCTCTTTCCTGACCCCCTGCATCCTGCCGATCGTTCCGTTCTACCTTTGTTATATGGCAGGGGTTTCGATGAACGAAATCTCCGAGGTCGATGGCGACGCCGCGGCGCGGCGCAAGGTCGTCCTTTCGGCGATCCTGTTCTCCGCGGGCGTTATCACCGTCTTCGTCGGCCTCGGCGCCAGCGCTTCGGTCTTCGGCCAGCAGCTGCGCGAGTATTTCGACATCCTGCGTTACGCTGCGGCAGTTGTGATCGGGCTGATGGGGCTACACTTCCTCGGCGTTCTGAAGATCCCGCTGCTCTACCGCCAGGCCCGGATGGACGTGGCGGCGCCCGCCGGATTGATAGGCCCCTATCTCGTCGGCCTCGCCTTCGCCTTCGGCTGGACTCCTTGCGTCGGCCCGGTACTGGCGATGATCCTGTTCAGTGCGAGTGCGACGGAGACCGTCGGCGACGGGGTGATCCTGCTGCTTGGGTACGGGGTCGGGATGACATTGCCCTTCATCGTCGCAGCAGCCTTCTTCGGGCCCTTTATGAACTGGATGAAATCGGTACGCCGCTATCTCGGCGCGGTCGAGAAGGGGATCGGTGCGACGCTCTTGTTGTTCGCGATCCTGATCGGAACCAATACCGTCGGTGTCATCGCCCAGTGGATGCTTGATACGTTCCCGGCTTTCGGGACCATCGGATAA
- a CDS encoding transcriptional regulator, whose protein sequence is MFAKALAKTILFAVLLVSVCSGGQARAGTELLMVEQAGCEWCAAWNAEIGEIYHLTPEGKRAPLRRQDLFDKWPADITIKGQVHFTPTFILLVDGKEAGRIEGYPGEHFFWPLLAQMLNRTPRGPDN, encoded by the coding sequence ATGTTTGCCAAGGCTCTGGCGAAAACAATCCTCTTTGCGGTCTTGCTCGTTTCGGTCTGCTCCGGCGGACAGGCCCGGGCCGGAACGGAACTGCTTATGGTCGAACAGGCCGGATGCGAGTGGTGCGCCGCCTGGAACGCGGAAATCGGCGAGATCTATCACCTGACACCTGAAGGCAAGCGGGCGCCGCTGCGGCGGCAGGATCTTTTCGACAAATGGCCGGCCGATATCACCATCAAGGGTCAGGTTCATTTCACGCCGACCTTCATCCTGCTGGTGGACGGTAAGGAAGCCGGGCGGATCGAAGGATATCCCGGCGAGCATTTCTTCTGGCCGCTGCTCGCCCAAATGCTCAACCGGACCCCACGCGGGCCGGACAACTAA
- a CDS encoding GlcG/HbpS family heme-binding protein: MKFNLLAAAAMAGLIALSFPRASTAQNAEAIFSTDSMKPEIALDLAKSALDICRAAGYQVAIAVVDRSGLTQVVLRDRFAGAHTVDTATRKAWTAVSFRTATLDLGTLVKESPVMAGLPDITNALVLGGGIPVQAAGNIVGGIGISGAPGADLDHECAEKAIEKFQDLLDF; the protein is encoded by the coding sequence ATGAAATTCAATCTGCTTGCCGCCGCCGCAATGGCCGGCCTGATCGCGCTCTCATTTCCGCGCGCCTCAACGGCCCAGAACGCCGAGGCCATCTTCAGCACCGACTCGATGAAACCGGAAATCGCCCTCGATCTTGCAAAGTCGGCGCTCGATATCTGCCGGGCCGCCGGATACCAGGTCGCCATCGCCGTGGTCGACCGTTCCGGCCTGACGCAAGTTGTGCTGCGGGACCGCTTCGCCGGCGCACATACCGTCGATACAGCGACGCGAAAGGCCTGGACGGCGGTCAGCTTCCGGACTGCAACCCTCGATCTCGGTACACTCGTCAAGGAATCTCCCGTGATGGCCGGTCTGCCCGACATCACGAACGCGCTCGTGCTCGGTGGGGGTATCCCGGTCCAGGCGGCCGGCAATATTGTTGGCGGAATCGGCATTTCCGGGGCTCCGGGTGCCGACCTCGATCATGAGTGTGCAGAAAAAGCGATTGAAAAATTTCAGGATTTACTGGATTTCTAG
- a CDS encoding ArsR/SmtB family transcription factor gives MPLPVLDESVTDAEFDTMVENATRATEFMKALAHEGRLLILCQLATGEKSVTELEELLSSRQAAVSQQLARLRLEGLVNHRRDGKAIYYSLKDDRAVRILELLYDMFCKDESGVALETA, from the coding sequence ATGCCGCTTCCCGTTCTTGATGAATCCGTCACCGACGCCGAGTTCGACACGATGGTCGAAAACGCCACCCGTGCCACGGAGTTCATGAAGGCGCTCGCCCACGAGGGGCGGCTGTTGATCCTGTGCCAGCTGGCGACCGGGGAGAAATCCGTTACCGAGCTGGAGGAATTGCTCTCCTCGCGTCAGGCCGCCGTCTCGCAACAATTGGCGCGGCTGCGCCTGGAAGGTCTGGTCAACCACCGGCGCGACGGCAAGGCGATCTATTACAGCCTGAAAGACGACCGGGCGGTGCGTATCCTCGAACTGCTCTACGACATGTTCTGCAAGGACGAGAGCGGGGTCGCGCTGGAAACCGCCTGA
- a CDS encoding YeeE/YedE family protein codes for MFGLTDTAAVTLVGFASGLVLGLASRIPRFCTLGAIEDALYGGNRDRIMMWPMAIGTAVAVTALLSAFGLAAVEGSVYLRFEFSLSASLAGGLMFGVGMALAGNCGFGALARIGGGDIRSALIVLTIGIAAYSTAVGPLAEMRNALFPREHAASLSDSSLAVLLEEVTSIPELYISLAVALLLVAPALTDPHFVRNRSAVLWSVLIGLSCTAAWFGTTYVAQTGFDPIPVESHSFTMPLGEILLQAMGVNSLGGFSVGSVLGVVAGAWLGARIRHQFRWEACDDPGELRRQIFGAALMGVGGVIALGCSVGQGLSAFSALAISAPVTILAILVGAVLGLRYLVEGRNPFESLSAILPRLFGKRPRSH; via the coding sequence ATGTTCGGCCTGACTGATACCGCTGCGGTGACCCTGGTTGGCTTCGCCAGCGGCCTCGTATTGGGTCTGGCATCCCGCATTCCCCGGTTCTGCACCCTCGGCGCGATCGAAGATGCGCTCTATGGGGGCAATCGCGACCGCATCATGATGTGGCCGATGGCGATCGGTACGGCGGTCGCGGTAACCGCCCTGCTCTCAGCCTTCGGGCTGGCGGCCGTGGAGGGATCTGTCTATCTGCGCTTCGAGTTCAGCCTCTCCGCATCGCTTGCCGGCGGGCTGATGTTCGGTGTCGGCATGGCACTCGCCGGCAATTGCGGCTTCGGCGCACTCGCCCGGATCGGGGGCGGCGATATCCGCTCGGCGCTGATCGTTTTGACGATCGGGATCGCGGCCTATTCGACCGCCGTCGGGCCGCTCGCGGAAATGAGAAACGCGCTGTTTCCCCGTGAACATGCGGCAAGTCTCTCCGACAGCTCGCTCGCCGTGCTGCTGGAAGAGGTCACAAGCATTCCGGAGCTCTATATCTCCCTCGCGGTCGCGCTTCTTCTCGTGGCGCCCGCGTTGACCGACCCACACTTCGTCCGCAACCGTTCCGCCGTCCTTTGGTCCGTTCTTATCGGCCTCTCCTGCACGGCCGCCTGGTTCGGCACGACCTATGTCGCGCAGACGGGTTTCGACCCCATCCCTGTCGAGTCCCATAGCTTTACAATGCCTCTCGGAGAAATCTTGCTACAGGCCATGGGAGTGAACAGTCTTGGCGGTTTCTCCGTCGGATCTGTCCTCGGGGTCGTCGCCGGAGCCTGGTTAGGCGCGCGTATCCGCCATCAGTTCCGCTGGGAGGCCTGCGACGATCCGGGGGAATTGCGCCGGCAGATTTTCGGCGCGGCCCTGATGGGGGTCGGCGGCGTGATCGCTCTCGGATGTTCCGTCGGGCAGGGTCTCTCGGCCTTCTCCGCTCTTGCGATCAGCGCCCCTGTGACCATTTTGGCCATCCTCGTCGGCGCGGTGCTGGGTCTGCGATATCTTGTCGAGGGTCGCAATCCGTTCGAGAGCCTTTCCGCCATACTGCCCCGCCTCTTCGGCAAGCGCCCGCGATCGCATTGA